The sequence ggtgaggggGAAAGAAAATACAGGACTACCGACCGCTGTTAAATTTTTCTTCAAAACTCTCTAAAACATTCTCAGTGCGAATCAAATGCTCATTAGGTTATTTGCTCAGTTCGTACGCCCGAGTACGGTGTGTAATACGCACGGGACGTTTCATGTGCCGGCTCCTCGTTTGTTCTGCTTAAGTGTGCGTGAACCATGATGACGAGCGATGCGTCAGCTGCTGATGACACGAACATGCAGAgctggtggtttttttttattattaatattattgtttttaatgatgTCGATGGAATTACACACCCAATGACTTGACTTTTCCAATTCCTCCCTGAAGGGTTCTACGGGAAACTGATTATTAATATAACTTCATGACCTGCGCCATGTGTGCGTGTTCTCGTGCTTCTCCACCCGTTGCTGAAGCAGTGCTGCATTGTTAATATGCACCTCACCGCCAGTGTCATTGTCACTAGGCAAAGGTGATGCTAAGATGACGTAATTAGTATGATGATTAGTGCTCGGTTTTACCTCAGGAAAAAGAGTGTTGCTTACAGGGCTCTCTTTCCAAACGCTGTTCAGCTTCAAGCACGGGATGGTGACGCGAGTGCGTGATGCCACATTGCCATTTAAACAAAAGTTAAAATTCAAAAGCTTACCCAAAGGTGGCTCTTTTACGTTGTGTGTAGTTGGGACACATTCATCAGATTCTAGCAGGTCATTTTAATAGTTCGATTTTTGACCTTGTAAAGTTCTGCGGTCTGGCTGCATTGATTtgtgggttttgtgtgtgtgtgtgtgtgtgtgtgtgtgtcccttctTATTTACCGTTTATTCTGATTGGCACTGTGGAACCGGTTCTGGGACGTAAGTCATTAGAACACCAGCGACTGCTGGAATATTGCGTCCAGTCCCCAGAAGTATCTCACCGCAGGCGTAACAATTCCAAGCCGAGAATGTGGGCTTGGCCCGTGTTAAGCGTTTTGGGCGAGGACTTTAATGGCATCCTGTACAGTCGCACCCATGCACACTTCATTAAAGCTGGAATTTTTATACAGTCCAGCCGTCTCCACAGTCTTTCAACAAaggcttttaaaataaagaaataaataaaatagggGTTCTGTTTTGGTTGAGGAAACTACTTtccatgggtggtagtggcccagtgggtaacacacttgcctatgaaccagaagacccgggttcaaatcccacttattaccattgtgtccctgagcaagacacttaaccctaagttgctccagggagactgtccctgtaactactgattgtaagtcactctggataagggcgtctgataaatgctgtaaatgtactatcGCTGATAAGTAGTCACAGAAATGGCTTTTGTAATAGAAAACAAGGAGAGAACGGAAAGAGGGGAAAATGTTACGGCATAAATAGTAAGTAACAGTTTTAAAAATTCTCTCCTTCAAATAGAAGTGCACAATTTTATCTCACCTGGGATATGGATATTCACCAGGTCACCGGAATTGAACTGCACACTCGTGTAGAAACACAATACCcatattattgtgtgtgtgtacacagcgTCTCGAGGACGTGTCGTTCCTCCCGCACGCTATCTTTCGTCTGTGCGCGCTCACGCTTACGTAACCTGCTTGTAGAAACCCCAAACACTTGCAATCGAAACGGCTTGATGTAATGACGGTAACGCTGCGTTGATTCTGCCCTTTGCTTTATGCTGAAGGTGACTTAGTTGAGCGCACATTCGCTCCTTTTTGACCCACTTTAGACTGCGTTTGTCACTTGCAACGTCACTAAAAAACTGCTATCGGCTACTTGAACGCATGCAAACCCACTGATCTGTCGGTCCTTTGGTAACCTCGTCGCTGGGATTCTCTCTGTGTtgccgccttttttttttttcttcatgtattgatttatttatcacACCGTTTGTCACCAGAGACGCCAAAGCCACCGGGGCTTGGCCTCATTCTCTACACTTGCCGTTGTCGTCACTCTGGGCACACGCATGAGAACCTTAAACTAGCTGCTTCTACACAACGCGGTGAAGCGCCTGACTCAGTTTCGTGGGCGTAGCGTTGAGTGTTCCAAAACAAATGAcccagtatttaaaaaaaagaaattgctcTGAAcagagtatacacacacacacacacccctctttATTGCGATTTAGGAACACACACCTAATCTCACAACACACTGGCGGCTCGTAAGGATTATTTGTCTTCTTTCAGCACGTTAAACTTGAGCAACCGGTCCCAAATATGGAATTGACTGCTCTTTATGACGGTCATTTGCACATAACAGTAACAAAAATTTTTTTGGGAATTTGACAATTAGATTTGCAATTTGAGAGTGTACAGGGCGTGTCCCTGTGCAGAATTTAACTCTCCTCGTTTACTCACGAATGCATGATTCGCTTCCCTTGCTTTAGTGTAACATTGATATGCCAGGATTTGCTGGATTTGCTAGTAACCTGGTTCATTTTCATACCGTTCCTTTGTCCTGTTGTGGAGAGAAACGCTGCGAGCGAGCAGCAGCACAATGTCCAAGGTCATATTTGGTATCAGTGTCAGTAAATGATATGACGCCGCTAACTGCTAATGGCGCTTTCACCTAATGCGGGGGCTTCGGGGACTGGAAAGTTCTAAACGTCTGCCGCACAATGTCAAGGGAAAAGTCAAAGAGTCTCATATGTCATAGCTGGACAAACTGGTTAACTCTCCAAAGCCCGTCCGTCGGGGGTTAATGTTTCTCTGTAAACACCATTGAGAGTACGGTGTTTAACCAGCCGGGCTCTTACTGTTCCTATCGCTGCGAAACCGTGAACAAGAATCCACAAGCTGGCCGTTTTCTCAGTTCCAGGCCGCTCGGTCTTGGCCCTGGCCGGGTTCAGGAGACAGATAAGGCTTTTTCTACGGCATTCCTGCGTGGCTGGTTTTCATAACCCATCCGAAGGCATCCTCCTCTAAACCCCCACCGGACCACAAAGCTCGGTGGAATGCAGGCTCCCGCGGACGGACGAGATTGGCTTCCAGGGAATGGCAACAGACGGCCGGCTCGTTCAAATTTCATTAAAGGCGCCTTCACGTAGACCTTGCTTGGTTCGACGGACCTTAAGTCCAACTGAAAGCGACGGTCTGTCCGTCTAGGTTGGCGCGGTGAGCCGTTTAGAGGAAGTAgtccagctttttaaaaaaaaaatggagagaggaggagacaaATGACCTTGTCAGATGAGGAAATCAGATCAAGCACAGCCGCTGCACTAGTGTTCTTTAGTGAAAATGGCAAATCTTGCGACTTAGCCTTTCTTTCAGCTACTAGACGTTCCCGTCACTTCTTGGAAGGTTTGTTTTTCCGAGTTGCGTGCTATTTTAAAACTTAACTGCATGACCTTTCCTAATTGTGCAGGCGTTTCGGTCGGAAAAGTGTGGACTATGTCAGCATGAGGTTTCTAAGGGCCATGACCTTTAGAACACTTTATTTCTGTCTACAGCACGCTTGTTGCTGTAGACAGACTGAGGCAATTTGGCCTTCGGCTAATCAAAAAATATGCCATTCATTCGATGTTCTgtcagattctttttttttttttttttttttgtgtgctcctcttgtttcctgtgtcttttcttttggtttCAAGGAGGCAACTGGAACTAGTGCACTTGGACGTGGACGCACCACATTTCAATACCACGTTGTCAGGGCGCTGCATTTACACATACGGCAGTACGGCTGTAAATACAACCAAAACTCTCGGAATCTCCCCAACAGTACCAATGGATTGGACCGGAGAGCCCAAGTTTGAAATCCTATGACCTAGACCAGGAGTGTGTGCCATCTGTTCGGGTCAAAATATTTCCGAAGTTCTTAGAGCCTTCTGTGTAATTAAGTTTATACAGAGAAGAACTAAACCATAGGAGTGGACTGACGGAAAAACGGACAGAAGCTCCCGCTTCTCCGTCTGACTCATGATCAGACTGTCTGTCCCCAAATAGCCAATAGCCAGTGATCTCTGGCTCATTGTGGCTTTTTATAAAGCGCCCAGCCTGGAGCTTAGGGAAGAGAGGCGTTATCTTAAGAATGACCTCATCCAGAAAGTTCAGGCTCTAGTCAGAGCTCCTTACTGGAAACTGGGTTTTAGGGTTTCAAGTTCAGTCAATTTAGCagggatgggtgtgtgtgtgtgcttcattaTATAACCGCGCTCGCTGTGCATGCAATATGGATTACGTTTAATCTTCCCCCTCTGTAGTTGTGAACAGTGAAAATCCTTCAAGACTCTTGTTTTCATACAGTGAGATGGTTGTGCAACTGTTGAAGCAGCGAAAACAACGACGTGTGACCCGGGTCTGGTAATCCCTCCCCCTGCTGGAGGCCACCAACAAACCACTGCAGCggcattagtttttttttcccctaatccGCCCTCCACTCTTCCTGGCTCCCGGCGCGACAATGAGCCGCTGTAAATCGCCAGGGTGGACATGCCGGTGACAATGGCGTCGGTGGATAATTACCTGTTTTTATCATGCTTATGAAAAGCACTCTCCAGAATGCTCCTACTGCTCTGAGTGGAAAAATGCCGATTGTGTTGAGAGGGAGAGGAGCCCGGGGGCACAGAGAACACAAAGCCGTAATTGTCTGTTTTTATCAGCCTCTCATGACCTGTATTTGCTGGAACAACCAGCATGAAATGGAGTTAATATCTATATATGCACATTCTGAGGCTCGTTCGGTGTAATTAGGGGGACATTTGAGCTCCAAGTTGAAGAGGTTCTTCCATGACGTGCTTTTCTCTGGTCATTTCAGTCCAGTATATGATAAAAATTATAAGAGATTTCTGTTAGATGTTTAATAGTTTTCATGTATGATCACAGAATGGTGTTTTTGTCCCAGAGGTTACTCTTGTACTCCGTAATGgctcacatttttctttctttctttcagctGGTATAAACTAGTTGATAAGAATGGGAAGGCTGATAAGGACAGAGGGGAAGTTCTGCTGGACATCCAGTTCATGAGGAACAACATGACTGCCAGCATGTTCGACCTCTCCATGCAGGACAAGCCACGTTCACGTCTCTCAAAGCTGAAGGACAAGGTCCGTGGCAAGAAGAAAGATGGCTTCTCTGACTCTGCGTCAGCCATTGTGCCGTCTGTTACTCAGGTATTAACCGACAGCGAAGGTGAGGGCGACGCCCAGTCAGAGACGTCTGTGAAAAAGAAGTCCAAGCTCAAGACTCTGTTCGCGCCAAAGAGCAACCTTCAGCGCAACATCTCCCAGTCTATGTCCACGCTGGGGACCTTGCCGGAGAAAAACTCTTCCCTTAGTGGAAGTCGCTCATCGGGTCTCAATGTTGAGTCACCTGATGGtgagagaactttttttttattttattagaaaaGTACTATAAGTATTAAGGCTAGATCATATACATAAAGATTATTATTTGAGTATATTGAATTCCTTTcaaaatgtgtgttaatgtatCTGCGTTTagctattttatttaaatgtaaattcaaagaTGAGTgaaacagatttattttaaatgatacaaagaaatatatatatatatatatatatatatatatatatatatatatatatatatatatatatatatttattcttttttttttttttttttttttcatgttcacatTTACTTCCAAATAGAATACTTTTTGTAGTGGGGGGGTGAATCATAATACTATAAtgagtataatttttttttttttatctatgtgTTTCTTGTAGTGAAGAAGAAGTTTAAATTCTTTGGCCACAAGCGCACAGACAGCAGTGACAGTAAGGTGTCACTCGGCCCGTTCGCTCTGCTTTCCCGCTCCAAGCAGAGCACCGCTGAGCAGAGCAACCTGTGTATAAACGGGAGCCACGTCTACGCCGAGGAGCCTGAACCAAAGAGCGGTTCGAGCCTCAGTCTCAACAGCTCTGGCCGGGGCTCCGTTGAGGACGTGAGGAAGCAGCACGCCCGGAACGCTTCGGACGCCTCCAGTGACTCGTTCCAGGCCCTGAGCATCCCTTCATACCGGCCTGAGCCCTGGGAGAGGAGCCCGGCCACGCAGCAGACCCTgcaaaaagaggaggaggagaaggccaAGATGGCGGCGGAGAAGAGAGTGCAGGACATGCTGCACCggcaggaggagcaggagaagaggaggcgagaggagcagcaaaaaaagcaagcggaggaggagatgaagaaagcagcagcagcagaagaagaagaagaagaagagcgtAAGAGACGGGAAGAgcaagagaggaagaggaagcagGAAGAGATAATGTTTGCAGAGGAGGAAAGAAAGCGAAAGGAAGAGGAGGCGACCCGAAAGGTAGAGGAGCAGAAACGACAAGAGGATGCCACTGTGACCGACAAACTCTCCTCACTGTTTGGTATTGGACGGAAGAAAGAGGAACCACCCAGTCATCACGAGAACCATCCGACCCCTGCTCCTCGACGAACCTTACCAGAGACTCCCCATGTTTCCACAAACCCCTTTGAGGAAATCCCTTTGAACCCCAGCCCACCTAATCCTTTCATCCAAGAGGGTCCTGAAGAGGCTCAGAAAGAAGTCCTCACCCCAAACAGCATTTTCAGCAGCCGCACAACCAAAGTGTCTGCCGTCAAACcaaggtgagttttttttttttttttttttttttttttttttttttcttctccttctccccctCTTTCTTCAACTTGCTGTGCTACGTTTGACAGTGGCTTAACTGGTGGGCTTACAAATTACTCAATCTAAGGCCTTCTAGAGCTTCTTTTAGCACACTTGGATCAGGAACGGTAAGTTGAGCCTCCCGTTAATTCATTTAGCCCCCTGGGGACGTGGGCACAGCCTCTGAGCTCAGACCTTCTGAAATTTCACTCGACCTGCGGTGCAATTAACACCGCCTTCAGCTCCGTGGACGTCACTTCTCTAATGAAATCTAAGCCACTTCTCGGGTGCGTCCTTGTCCTGTCTTACTGTGCCGTCCAAGAGTTTTCTGTATTTGAAGGCATTCTGAGGACGAGCGGAAGCTAATTGTATTTCTGAACTGGGCCGTTCACCTGCGATTCGATATGCAAATGTCCCGCTGTGCTGAAAGCAGCTACCACCAGGTGTCGCACACAAACTTTCTCTGCGCCGTAACTTTCAATCTGCTGTCGTTTGAGTCTCATGTgaaattttttgttttattattatttatttatttatttattttatttgctggtcATTTTTGTGGGGTGTGACGGGGAAACCGAATCTGCAAAACTGTATTGCTTTCCACCTCATTCTAATCCAGGTGGAATTAGATCAGGTCATGCACctcctttccctttttttccctgatTTCTTCACTCTGAGACAAGAGGGGCTGAATGCTTGTTTCACAAAGTTTCTGTGGTCTTTTGCCAGATTGCAAGTTGTTCTTACCAGGTCGAGTAAGACTAGTCTCACCAACTGGCCATAATAATTGGAACGAGACATTCCATTCACCCCAGCTTGTAACAACCCTCCCTGGTTGGACTGGCATTCTGTTTCTGATTGGTTTAAGGTGATGAAGTGTGATGAGGTGTGTCTGATGCACTGGAATGGTATGGAGCAGAACCGGTTTGTGTGGGATGCGGAAGGTACACGGTGACCAGAACTCCTTGAGTGTGTGAGTCAGGGTGCCATTTTGGGCTTCAGGAACGGTTTTGcagagtttttgtttttatactTTGGATCTGGGATAATTCTAATGGTGAGTCAGTCTTAGAAATTATCTTTCTGTACCTGTCCCTCTATACCTGGTGGTTTGTGGCATAAAGATGTACTATTAAACTGGTTTGCATTGCTGTGAGCTTGTAGTCTGCGATTCGGAATAGTCTGATTAGTTTTTATGTTGCTTTAACACTTTGGATTTAGTCACAGACataatcagggtggtagtagcctagtgggtaatacactcgcctatgaaccagaagacccaggttcaaatcccacttactaccattgtgccccagagcaagacatttaaccctaagtgtctccagggggactgtccttgtaactactgattgtaagtcgctctggataagggtgtctgataaatgctgtaaatgtaattgttttgttCACTGGCTCATAAATACGCATTTCATTGAATGCCAGAAATGCATAGTGAACAAAAGTGGGATCAGAACAGATAGAAGTGCCTTAGTCTATATTTGTATCTGGTCTTGTGGCAGATATTTCTTTATAAAGTGTTACCTACTATTCTGCATAATTATGGGACTGCTAATGCTGTGAGAGGACATATAAACATGGAATCATTAGGGTTCTCTGCGGTTGTGGTTCTCTGGCTGAATTTACAGCTCTTACATGCAGGCATCTCGATTTGTTTTTGCTCCTCGGCAGATTGGAGTATCTGGAGCCAGAGACTGATCTAAGCAATCCTGCTTCCCCCACTGCCCCTACAGACCCTCAAAGCAAGTTTTCCCCCTCCACCCTGTCTTCTGATTCTTCCCTCTCTAGTGTTCCCTTTGACTCTGTTATGTTCTCATCCCTGCACTCATCTCTGGCTCCACCTAACGTTAGAAGAAGTTCCTCTGAGACCCCCCAGGAAAGTGTAGAAAACCTGTCTGTTGACACTTCTAGCATGTCAGAGAAGAAACGCAAGGCACCAATTCCACCTGGATATCCAAGTTCAGCTAAGAATGTGCAAATGGAATCCCAGAATTTTGGACAATCAAGAAGTGTGTCTAGAAGCATCTCTAGTGGCTTACTAGATCCCATGGAGGATTGGGGAGGTAAAGATGCTGATGTGACAAAGAGACCGCCAACACAAAGACCTGTTCTTCCACTGCCTGATTATGAAAGCCTGTACCCTAAGAGGAGGCATGGGGTGCAAGGTCAGAGTCAGTGGGATCACATCATTGCTGAAGTTACTCAAAGAAAGTTTGACCAAAATGCTGAACTGTGTGGACCTGAGATGAGTGTAGATGGCCCAGTTTCCCCAGTCAATCGTCGATCAGTCGACCATAAAGAAAGAAGTGATCCAAATATTCATGTAAACCAGAAGGATAAAGAGGACATTTCTGTGGTTTCAGTGGCAAAGACTGTGATCAAAAAGCCCCTGCTCCCTCCAAAGGTTTCTGCTGTCCCTTCAGCCAAGCAACAGGATGAGGACACtgtcacacaaaacacatcacGAGCCAGTCTAGTGGCTGAACAGACTAGCGATGTTCGTGTCAAAGTTTTACCCTCTCTGTCAGCTCAGAAGACCGATACATCCAAACCACAAGAGTCTCAGGATTCTCATAGAATCAGTGAGAGAAAGGTGCTTGACGAAGTTGAGGGCTTCATACTGCCAAAGGAAaaaccagcaccagcaccccctACCAAACCCATTTTGGGTCCAATAAAGTCTGAGGTTCCCAAAGCTGACAAAGATGTTCCCACAGTCAAACCTAGACAAAGACTGTCAGCTAAAGACTCATTGTTACAAACCCAACAAGAACAAACCAGTACAACAGAACTTACCTCAGAGGAAAAGGATTCCAAAGAACCTGCAAAGAGTCATTTTGAGATGGTAGCTTTGGAAAAATTAGAGGTCATTGACTGTGAAAATGGTCAGACTTCACATGCCACACATACAGAACCAGATGAGGTGCCAAGTTCAGTTAAGACATTTGTAGAGTTTGACCCTTTCCCCAGTAACTCCCTCCTTTCGAAAGATCCATGGGTTATACCCCAAGAGAAACCTTTTGAAGACAATTTATTCGCTGGTGTGCCAAAGAAAACAGATCAACCTGGGGACCAACGTATCACACCTGAGGACTTTGACAAGATTTTTTCCTCCAGTGATCCTGCCGACCCGTTCACTGAGTTTTCACATAGTAACTCAGCCAAACTTGTAGAGCAGGAAAAACAAGCGGTCCCCAAAAAGGCCAGTGAGGCTATGGAAATTTCATCAAAGAAAAATCGAGCACCCCAACCTCCAGTGATTTCTAGTACTCCAGACCCAGAAAAGACCAAAAAGGCAAAACCCGACAAACCAGTTGTGGAAAGTAGCACTGATGTGGTGAAATTACCAACTGATGAGATGGACCCTAAAGCTTCCACCCTGGCTGATATCAAGCTTGATTCTTTAGCAGTCTCCAGCCCTTTTGGTGAAGAAGCATCTCAAAGTGAGGAGATATTATGGGATGCATCTGAGCCACTGAGGACACCAGCTGGAGATGTTTCATTGCAGCATGGGGTGCTTAAGACCCCACTGCGGGCCTGGATTTCACCTTCAGAGGTGCAACCATTCACTGTGCAGAGTAACGGTGGAGGGCCAACTCCAATTCCACGCAGGTGAGACAGAACCTCTTCATCCCCTCTGGACCTTGCCGTCGCCCTTCTCTTTGTCACCCAACTCTGACTGTTTTCCACTGACCTCATCTTCAAGGCTGTTCTGAACTTTAGTCGAGATAAATACTAATTAATACGTAGTTTTGTTCTTCACTTGTGATCTATCAAATAAAACCTCAGTTGGTGAAGAGTTGTTGATATGGGAGCATTGTTCAGGGTCACTAattggttttctttttaatgtctgtatgcttcttccccctcc comes from Denticeps clupeoides chromosome 11, fDenClu1.1, whole genome shotgun sequence and encodes:
- the rab11fip1a gene encoding rab11 family-interacting protein 1 isoform X1; the protein is MSLADQSQQWYPTSAQVTVFQARNLRVKGKNGANDAYAIMQVAKDRFSTSVAEKTLAPVWNEEATFDLPLFHHGNAERCTLHVIVMHRALVGLDKMLGQAVVSLLELHANTSRKKTDWYKLVDKNGKADKDRGEVLLDIQFMRNNMTASMFDLSMQDKPRSRLSKLKDKVRGKKKDGFSDSASAIVPSVTQVLTDSEGEGDAQSETSVKKKSKLKTLFAPKSNLQRNISQSMSTLGTLPEKNSSLSGSRSSGLNVESPDVKKKFKFFGHKRTDSSDSKVSLGPFALLSRSKQSTAEQSNLCINGSHVYAEEPEPKSGSSLSLNSSGRGSVEDVRKQHARNASDASSDSFQALSIPSYRPEPWERSPATQQTLQKEEEEKAKMAAEKRVQDMLHRQEEQEKRRREEQQKKQAEEEMKKAAAAEEEEEEERKRREEQERKRKQEEIMFAEEERKRKEEEATRKVEEQKRQEDATVTDKLSSLFGIGRKKEEPPSHHENHPTPAPRRTLPETPHVSTNPFEEIPLNPSPPNPFIQEGPEEAQKEVLTPNSIFSSRTTKVSAVKPRLEYLEPETDLSNPASPTAPTDPQSKFSPSTLSSDSSLSSVPFDSVMFSSLHSSLAPPNVRRSSSETPQESVENLSVDTSSMSEKKRKAPIPPGYPSSAKNVQMESQNFGQSRSVSRSISSGLLDPMEDWGGKDADVTKRPPTQRPVLPLPDYESLYPKRRHGVQGQSQWDHIIAEVTQRKFDQNAELCGPEMSVDGPVSPVNRRSVDHKERSDPNIHVNQKDKEDISVVSVAKTVIKKPLLPPKVSAVPSAKQQDEDTVTQNTSRASLVAEQTSDVRVKVLPSLSAQKTDTSKPQESQDSHRISERKVLDEVEGFILPKEKPAPAPPTKPILGPIKSEVPKADKDVPTVKPRQRLSAKDSLLQTQQEQTSTTELTSEEKDSKEPAKSHFEMVALEKLEVIDCENGQTSHATHTEPDEVPSSVKTFVEFDPFPSNSLLSKDPWVIPQEKPFEDNLFAGVPKKTDQPGDQRITPEDFDKIFSSSDPADPFTEFSHSNSAKLVEQEKQAVPKKASEAMEISSKKNRAPQPPVISSTPDPEKTKKAKPDKPVVESSTDVVKLPTDEMDPKASTLADIKLDSLAVSSPFGEEASQSEEILWDASEPLRTPAGDVSLQHGVLKTPLRAWISPSEVQPFTVQSNGGGPTPIPRRPHPVKPLSSIESQPSSSLSVTKDLKSMSIFDLSEKPKVAVSGPYTQLTQEELITLVVKQQGELSKKDAKIVELEEYIDNLLVRVMEEQPNLLLMLNDAKSAY
- the rab11fip1a gene encoding rab11 family-interacting protein 2 isoform X3 is translated as MSLADQSQQWYPTSAQVTVFQARNLRVKGKNGANDAYAIMQVAKDRFSTSVAEKTLAPVWNEEATFDLPLFHHGNAERCTLHVIVMHRALVGLDKMLGQAVVSLLELHANTSRKKTDWYKLVDKNGKADKDRGEVLLDIQFMRNNMTASMFDLSMQDKPRSRLSKLKDKVRGKKKDGFSDSASAIVPSVTQVLTDSEGEGDAQSETSVKKKSKLKTLFAPKSNLQRNISQSMSTLGTLPEKNSSLSGSRSSGLNVESPDVKKKFKFFGHKRTDSSDSKVSLGPFALLSRSKQSTAEQSNLCINGSHVYAEEPEPKSGSSLSLNSSGRGSVEDVRKQHARNASDASSDSFQALSIPSYRPEPWERSPATQQTLQKEEEEKAKMAAEKRVQDMLHRQEEQEKRRREEQQKKQAEEEMKKAAAAEEEEEEERKRREEQERKRKQEEIMFAEEERKRKEEEATRKVEEQKRQEDATVTDKLSSLFGIGRKKEEPPSHHENHPTPAPRRTLPETPHVSTNPFEEIPLNPSPPNPFIQEGPEEAQKEVLTPNSIFSSRTTKVSAVKPRPHPVKPLSSIESQPSSSLSVTKDLKSMSIFDLSEKPKVAVSGPYTQLTQEELITLVVKQQGELSKKDAKIVELEEYIDNLLVRVMEEQPNLLLMLNDAKSAY
- the rab11fip1a gene encoding rab11 family-interacting protein 1 isoform X2; this translates as MRNNMTASMFDLSMQDKPRSRLSKLKDKVRGKKKDGFSDSASAIVPSVTQVLTDSEGEGDAQSETSVKKKSKLKTLFAPKSNLQRNISQSMSTLGTLPEKNSSLSGSRSSGLNVESPDVKKKFKFFGHKRTDSSDSKVSLGPFALLSRSKQSTAEQSNLCINGSHVYAEEPEPKSGSSLSLNSSGRGSVEDVRKQHARNASDASSDSFQALSIPSYRPEPWERSPATQQTLQKEEEEKAKMAAEKRVQDMLHRQEEQEKRRREEQQKKQAEEEMKKAAAAEEEEEEERKRREEQERKRKQEEIMFAEEERKRKEEEATRKVEEQKRQEDATVTDKLSSLFGIGRKKEEPPSHHENHPTPAPRRTLPETPHVSTNPFEEIPLNPSPPNPFIQEGPEEAQKEVLTPNSIFSSRTTKVSAVKPRLEYLEPETDLSNPASPTAPTDPQSKFSPSTLSSDSSLSSVPFDSVMFSSLHSSLAPPNVRRSSSETPQESVENLSVDTSSMSEKKRKAPIPPGYPSSAKNVQMESQNFGQSRSVSRSISSGLLDPMEDWGGKDADVTKRPPTQRPVLPLPDYESLYPKRRHGVQGQSQWDHIIAEVTQRKFDQNAELCGPEMSVDGPVSPVNRRSVDHKERSDPNIHVNQKDKEDISVVSVAKTVIKKPLLPPKVSAVPSAKQQDEDTVTQNTSRASLVAEQTSDVRVKVLPSLSAQKTDTSKPQESQDSHRISERKVLDEVEGFILPKEKPAPAPPTKPILGPIKSEVPKADKDVPTVKPRQRLSAKDSLLQTQQEQTSTTELTSEEKDSKEPAKSHFEMVALEKLEVIDCENGQTSHATHTEPDEVPSSVKTFVEFDPFPSNSLLSKDPWVIPQEKPFEDNLFAGVPKKTDQPGDQRITPEDFDKIFSSSDPADPFTEFSHSNSAKLVEQEKQAVPKKASEAMEISSKKNRAPQPPVISSTPDPEKTKKAKPDKPVVESSTDVVKLPTDEMDPKASTLADIKLDSLAVSSPFGEEASQSEEILWDASEPLRTPAGDVSLQHGVLKTPLRAWISPSEVQPFTVQSNGGGPTPIPRRPHPVKPLSSIESQPSSSLSVTKDLKSMSIFDLSEKPKVAVSGPYTQLTQEELITLVVKQQGELSKKDAKIVELEEYIDNLLVRVMEEQPNLLLMLNDAKSAY